A portion of the Calliphora vicina chromosome 5, idCalVici1.1, whole genome shotgun sequence genome contains these proteins:
- the LOC135960116 gene encoding uncharacterized protein LOC135960116: protein MFLFWNRPTATARQSALRCRERLEQDFIDKLDSLHDGALRTGLVSQEDLQEAYRKSRHIEQPNRINMWYTFGIMAFVMLLTPLVYHTLTFLLGVKCFLPNNHLVWEATRPISDCGYCRGVQGPLVLKNMSREEFAPYAYSSLPIVIKNAVSHWPASKHLNLKLLKKMYDRHPGSLDEECNFLHFHSDLKSIRDVFNMPDERANLSTGSTWYVGWSNCHLGVLDDLRKLYGRPHFLPADAEMSNSDYVFIGYELGAYMHLDHIHRLMWQAQIKGKKSWLLAPTPECDQVCNTFSFVVEAGDAVLVDTRIWYHGTSIPKGKISLTIQSEYG, encoded by the exons atgtttttg TTTTGGAACCGACCCACTGCAACTGCTAGACAATCCGCATTGCGCTGTAGAGAACGTTTGGAACAAGACTTTATCGATAAACTTGATAGTTTACATGATGGTGCTTTACGTACTGGTTTGGTTTCCCAAGAGGATTTACAGGAGGCCTACCGAAAATCTCGTCATATAGAACAACCAAATCGTATTAATATGTGGTATACGTTTGGTATAATGGCTTTTGTTATGCTTTTAACTCCTTTGGTCTATCATACACTTACATTTCTCTTGGGAGTCAAGTGTTTTTTGCCCAATAATCATTTGGTTTGGGAAGCAACACGACCAATCAGTGATTGTGGCTATTGCAGGGGTGTGCAAGGACCATTggtgttaaaaaatatgagcAGGGAAGAATTTGCCCCATATGCATATTCGTCTTTGCccattgttattaaaaatgctGTTAGTCATTGGCCAGCATCtaagcatttgaatttaaagcttttaaaaaaaatgtatgatcgCCATCCGGGATCTTTGGATGAAGAAtgtaattttttgcattttcacTCTGATCTAAAATCCATAAGAGATGTTTTCAATATGCCAGATGAAAGAGCTAATTTGAGTACTGGTTCCACATGGTATGTGGGTTGGAGCAATTGTCATCTCGGTGTCTTGGATGATTTAAGGAAATTGTATGGTAGGCCTCATTTCTTACCAGCAGACGCAGAAATGTCCAATAGTGATTATGTGTTTATAGGTTATGAACTGGGTGCTTATATGCAT TTAGACCATATACATCGTCTAATGTGGCAAGCCCAAATAAAGGGTAAAAAAAGTTGGCTGTTAGCTCCAACTCCTGAATGCGACCAAGTGTGCAATACATTCTCGTTCGTGGTTGAAGCTGGTGATGCAG TATTAGTTGATACTCGCATATGGTATCATGGTACATCCATACCGAAAGGAAAAATATCTTTAACTATACAATCGGAATATGGTTAA
- the mRpL18 gene encoding large ribosomal subunit protein uL18m, producing MSGHFRPPTSAHVLRKLKQISLPKEDAVYMINRNPRNLEKLRIGYKPDGYHLEKPGRSFWHKLEINISGRYVSAEVKHFQNGPVISASTSEWAIKKQLFKTKDTAAFVNLARVLANRCQQSGITEMLCTIEAVPGGKLDKFLKTVEENGVVLKEAPRYEHPKQWDAERPEKPWDILEEDLKTNNPSKK from the coding sequence atgtctgGACATTTCAGGCCACCTACTTCTGCTCACGTATTGcgtaaactaaaacaaattagTCTACCCAAGGAAGATGCCGTCTATATGATCAATCGCAATCCACGCAACTTGGAAAAATTACGTATTGGTTATAAACCTGATGGATATCACTTGGAAAAACCAGGACGCTCTTTTTGGCATAAATTAGAAATAAACATAAGTGGACGTTATGTTAGCGCAGaagtaaaacattttcaaaacggACCAGTCATCAGTGCCTCCACCTCAGAATGGGCCATCAAAAAACAACTATTTAAAACGAAAGATACAGCGGCATTTGTAAACTTGGCAAGAGTTTTAGCCAATCGCTGTCAACAATCGGGTATAACAGAAATGTTATGTACCATAGAAGCAGTACCTGGTGGTAAATTggataaatttcttaaaacagTAGAAGAAAATGGTGTAGTCTTAAAAGAAGCGCCACGCTATGAACACCCTAAACAATGGGATGCCGAAAGACCCGAAAAACCTTGGGATATATTGGAAGAAGATTTGAAAACTAACAATCcctcaaaaaaatag
- the LOC135962358 gene encoding caspase-1-like, whose product MTDECISTVEYITSATLKMNNTPQQQHDVYDGVDEDDTVGSHGIGVRNSIDRPDALGMGCEEGSNNVVHSTNGKTVSVSELKCMVARMPTERNAVEYNMNHKKRGLALIFNHEFFDIPSLENRKGTNVDCEKLKKTFKSLDFEVSTYKDCKLREFLEHIDKAASQDHREHDCIAIAILTHGEQGYLYAKDVMYKLDTIWHYFSARDCPTLAGKPKLFFIQACRGDRLDPGIKLQKTETDGETSSEMTYRIPVHADFLISYSTIPGFYSWRNTTNGSWFIQSLVEELSNNGKTYDLLTLLTFVNRRVAMDYESCVPSRPIMDQQKQIPCITSMLTRILRFTDKPKQN is encoded by the exons ATGACGGATGAATGCATATCGACTGTAGAGTACATAACAAGTGCTACATTAAAAATGAACAATACCCCGCAACAACAACATGATGTTTACGACGGGGTTGATGAAGACGATACCGTTGGTAGCCACGGAATTGGCGTAAGAAACAGCATCGATAGACCTGATGCATTAGGTATGGGCTGTGAGGAAGGTTCTAATAATGTAGTGCATTCAACAAATGGCAAAACTGT ctCAGTTTCTGAACTAAAGTGTATGGTGGCTCGTATGCCAACCGAACGCAATGCTGTGGAGTACAATATGAACCATAAAAAACGTGGCTTAGCGTTAATCTTTAATCATGAATTTTTTGATATACCATCATTGGAGAACCGTAAAGGCACTAATGTTGATTGTGAGAAACTAAAGAAGACATTTAAAAGTCTAGATTTTGAAGTATCAACATATAAGGATTGTAAATTGCGAGAATTTCTGGAACATATCGACAAGG CTGCTTCACAGGATCATAGGGAACACGATTGTATTGCAATTGCAATACTAACTCATGGTGAACAGGGCTACTTATACGCCAAAGATGTCATGTACAAATTAGATACCATTTGGCATTATTTCTCCGCCAGAGATTGTCCAACGTTAGCGGGcaaaccaaaattgttttttatacaagcCTGCCGTGGTGATCGTTTGGATCCCGGCATTAAGCTACAAAAGACTGAAACAGATGGTGAAACATCATCCGAAATGACTTATCGTATACCAGTACATGCTGATTTCCTAATATCCTACTCAACAATACCAG gTTTCTATTCCTGGCGCAATACTACAAATGGTTCGTGGTTCATACAGTCTCTCGTCGAGGAGTTGAGCAATAATGGCAAAACCTATGATTTACTTACACTGCTAACATTTGTTAATCGTCGTGTGGCTATGGATTATGAATCGTGCGTACCATCTCGTCCCATAATGGACCAACAAAAGCAAATACCGTGCATTACATCAATGTTAACACGCATTTTACGTTTCACTGATAAacctaaacaaaattaa
- the ox gene encoding cytochrome b-c1 complex subunit 9, which translates to MKIIYNTLFKRTSTYAVAIMGSVFFFERAFDVLSEQVFLSANKGKLWNDIKHKYE; encoded by the exons ATGAAAATCATCTACAATACTTTGTTCAAAAGAACTTCCACCTATGCTGTAGCTATTATGGGCTCAGTATTCTTCTTTGAACGCGCATTTGATGTTCTTTCCGAGCAAGTATTCTTGTCTGCCAACAAAGGC AAACTCTGGAATGACATCAAACACAAATACGAATAA